From the genome of Deltaproteobacteria bacterium, one region includes:
- a CDS encoding GAF domain-containing protein, whose translation MKEKKTDYFVALYEVAMVINASLDPSKVLDEIVRCVVSAMHIKACSIRLLDSQSKRLVLGAAYGLSKDYLQKGPIVVKDSGLDQKVLSGKTTWLKNVQTDMNFQYGAKAKAEGIKSVLALPLMLEKNSIGVLRVYSDKIHKFDDDETKFLKAVANLSAIALDNARHHKTLQTRCDLMNEHKYRIDDN comes from the coding sequence ATGAAAGAAAAGAAAACGGATTATTTCGTCGCCCTGTACGAAGTAGCCATGGTCATCAATGCCTCTCTGGACCCGTCCAAAGTTCTGGACGAGATCGTCCGATGCGTAGTAAGCGCTATGCATATTAAGGCATGCAGCATCAGGCTCCTGGATTCGCAGAGCAAACGGCTTGTCCTTGGGGCAGCCTACGGTCTCTCTAAAGATTATCTCCAAAAAGGTCCTATTGTAGTAAAGGACAGTGGACTGGATCAGAAGGTTCTTTCCGGTAAGACTACATGGTTGAAGAATGTCCAGACCGATATGAACTTTCAGTACGGAGCAAAGGCAAAAGCCGAAGGCATAAAATCCGTACTTGCTTTACCGTTAATGCTCGAGAAAAATTCCATTGGTGTTCTACGGGTCTACTCGGACAAAATTCATAAATTTGATGATGACGAAACCAAGTTTTTAAAGGCTGTAGCCAATCTAAGTGCTATCGCCCTTGACAACGCCAGACATCACAAGACACTGCAAACACGCTGCGATTTAATGAATGAACACAAGTATCGCATTGATGACAATTAA
- a CDS encoding D-alanyl-D-alanine carboxypeptidase, with protein sequence MNIRKFVLYLCLPIALFFCFHSELVAAPRGKLKAKSAIVMNADTGRILYAKNPDKPMQPASLTKILSLYLVYEAIQKGKIQPADRVKISVNAQLTGGSSMYLVDETETSLEELVKGMAVVSANDASVAVAEHLGGNIDGFVKMMNAKARELGMKRSHFINPNGLPAKGQVSTARDILKLSRAYIRNFPEALRLHSMQEYTYKGITQHNNNSLLKQSADVDGLKTGFVRAAGFHLVATAKRGNTRLIAVVMGEKNPKIRARETAKLLEQGFRMTGGKGKTSPSLKKIS encoded by the coding sequence ATGAATATAAGAAAATTTGTTTTATACCTGTGTCTGCCGATCGCTTTGTTCTTCTGTTTTCATTCTGAGCTTGTCGCCGCCCCCCGAGGCAAACTTAAAGCGAAGTCAGCGATTGTTATGAATGCGGATACCGGCAGGATACTCTACGCAAAAAATCCCGATAAACCCATGCAACCGGCATCCCTGACCAAGATCCTCTCCCTGTACCTCGTGTACGAGGCAATCCAAAAGGGGAAAATTCAACCTGCAGATAGGGTAAAAATAAGTGTGAATGCCCAGCTTACCGGTGGTTCGAGCATGTATCTTGTGGATGAAACTGAAACATCACTGGAAGAGCTTGTCAAGGGTATGGCAGTCGTTTCTGCAAACGATGCGAGTGTTGCCGTTGCTGAACATCTTGGCGGCAACATCGATGGATTTGTGAAGATGATGAATGCCAAAGCCCGGGAACTGGGCATGAAGCGCAGCCATTTTATTAATCCGAACGGTCTTCCGGCTAAAGGCCAGGTTTCAACCGCACGGGACATTCTCAAGCTGTCCCGTGCTTACATCCGGAATTTTCCGGAAGCTTTGCGTCTTCACTCCATGCAGGAATACACGTACAAAGGCATAACCCAACATAACAATAACAGTCTGTTAAAACAATCTGCGGATGTAGATGGTTTGAAAACGGGTTTTGTGCGTGCCGCCGGATTCCACTTAGTCGCAACGGCAAAAAGAGGAAATACAAGGCTCATTGCAGTGGTGATGGGAGAAAAGAATCCAAAGATCAGAGCAAGGGAGACAGCAAAACTTTTAGAACAGGGCTTCAGGATGACTGGTGGAAAAGGAAAGACATCCCCATCGCTTAAAAAGATTTCATGA
- a CDS encoding hydrogenase maturation protease, with the protein MSRTLVIGYGSLDRADDGVAYYVINALRRRLGQEMLSEDETGLEELGAQTDSIFLVQLAPELMDVLAGYDQVIFVDAHVYENVDNLHCTPVLPEYAPATFTHHMGPAMILALIKALYHREPTGHIVSIRGYDFDFHRDLSADTKALVEPAVEYILQSLIYRQEKLDAPD; encoded by the coding sequence ATGTCTCGTACACTGGTTATTGGTTATGGCAGCTTGGACCGCGCCGACGATGGCGTTGCATATTACGTGATCAACGCATTGCGGCGGCGTCTCGGTCAAGAGATGTTGAGCGAAGATGAGACCGGGTTGGAGGAACTTGGCGCACAGACTGATTCCATCTTCCTGGTTCAACTGGCGCCGGAATTAATGGATGTGTTAGCCGGTTACGACCAGGTAATCTTCGTAGATGCGCATGTATATGAGAATGTGGACAATCTCCATTGCACTCCCGTATTGCCCGAATACGCTCCGGCTACGTTCACTCACCACATGGGCCCTGCGATGATTCTCGCGTTGATCAAGGCACTCTACCATCGCGAACCTACCGGACACATCGTGTCCATCCGCGGCTATGATTTTGATTTTCATCGAGATCTTTCTGCAGATACCAAAGCTCTTGTGGAGCCGGCAGTGGAATATATCCTCCAATCGCTTATTTATCGCCAGGAGAAACTCGACGCCCCTGATTAA
- a CDS encoding Ni/Fe hydrogenase subunit alpha, which produces METRKITIEPITRIEGHGRITIHLNEEGKVDHSFFHVDEFRGLEKFTEGRPYFEMTQITQRICGICPVSHHLASAKACDGVARVEPPRPAKLLRELMHMGQFVQSHGMHFFHLAAPDLVLGFDADPAIRNVFGIIGANPELALKAVNLRRWGQQIIQRLGGKRVHPNFAVPGGVNAPLSPKDRDEIMAEFGTMVEIAKVAVSIGKDWLGSNKELASMFASFPSNYMGLVDMEGGLQLYDGEIRVKDAEGNFVAQFHPDHYLSYVAEHVESWSFLKFPYLRKLGWPNGTYRVGPLGRLNVVDKIGTPLANAELKLFKSINGGKPVEGSLYYHYARLIELVYAIERIAQLMDDPDIMSTDIRSYPMHTQLPGQGVGVIEAPRGTLFHDYGTDENGQLTRVNLIVATGNNNWAMHTASGLVAKAFVDGTKLTEGMLNRVEAAIRCYDPCLSCATHAIGKMPLEVTLMAADGTVLDRISR; this is translated from the coding sequence ATGGAAACTCGAAAGATAACCATTGAACCTATAACACGCATCGAAGGTCATGGGCGTATCACGATCCATCTGAACGAAGAAGGCAAGGTAGATCACTCCTTCTTCCACGTGGATGAATTCCGCGGTTTAGAGAAATTTACTGAAGGTCGCCCCTACTTTGAGATGACGCAAATCACTCAGCGCATCTGTGGTATTTGCCCGGTAAGCCATCACTTGGCCTCAGCGAAGGCATGCGACGGCGTCGCCCGTGTGGAACCGCCGCGGCCTGCCAAGCTGCTGCGCGAACTGATGCACATGGGGCAATTTGTGCAGTCGCACGGGATGCACTTCTTCCATCTGGCAGCGCCTGACCTGGTCCTGGGTTTTGATGCCGACCCGGCCATACGGAATGTATTCGGGATCATCGGAGCGAATCCGGAGCTGGCATTGAAGGCAGTAAACCTTCGCCGCTGGGGTCAGCAGATCATCCAGAGGCTGGGTGGGAAGCGGGTACATCCCAATTTTGCCGTTCCGGGTGGAGTGAACGCGCCTCTTTCCCCGAAGGACCGTGATGAAATTATGGCTGAATTCGGGACCATGGTGGAGATCGCCAAGGTAGCGGTGAGCATCGGCAAGGACTGGCTTGGGTCCAACAAAGAGCTGGCTTCTATGTTTGCATCTTTCCCTTCCAATTATATGGGTTTGGTGGACATGGAAGGCGGCCTTCAGCTATACGACGGTGAGATCCGGGTAAAGGATGCGGAGGGCAACTTTGTCGCGCAGTTCCATCCGGACCATTATCTGTCCTATGTAGCCGAGCATGTGGAGTCCTGGTCTTTCCTCAAGTTTCCCTACTTGCGCAAGCTGGGCTGGCCGAATGGAACCTATCGGGTAGGGCCGTTGGGGCGTCTGAACGTAGTGGACAAGATCGGCACGCCTCTGGCGAACGCGGAACTCAAGCTCTTCAAGTCGATCAACGGCGGCAAGCCGGTTGAAGGCTCTCTGTATTATCACTACGCCAGGTTGATCGAGCTCGTCTATGCGATAGAGCGCATTGCTCAGTTGATGGACGATCCGGATATCATGTCCACCGATATTCGTTCCTATCCGATGCATACTCAGCTCCCCGGCCAGGGGGTTGGCGTCATCGAAGCCCCTCGGGGGACTCTCTTCCACGATTACGGTACGGACGAGAACGGCCAGTTGACAAGGGTGAACCTCATTGTGGCCACGGGCAACAATAACTGGGCCATGCACACAGCCTCCGGGCTGGTCGCAAAGGCCTTCGTTGACGGCACAAAGCTTACCGAAGGTATGTTGAACCGGGTAGAAGCCGCTATCCGTTGCTATGATCCATGCTTGTCATGCGCCACGCATGCCATAGGGAAAATGCCGCTGGAAGTCACACTTATGGCTGCGGACGGAACAGTCCTGGATCGTATTTCTCGTTAA
- a CDS encoding NADP oxidoreductase, with translation MAKVKVATDWLAGCAGCHMSLLDIDERIVKLLELVEITSSPVTDLKHPPKEGVTVGILEGAICNTHNIEVAKQMRERCKILIAVGDCATFGGVPAMRNLCGTEEALKRAYLDTETVVGGLIPDSDELGKPLEMVTGVGEVVKVDLFIPGCPPRADAFWYALTELLAGRVPVILPRELFTYD, from the coding sequence ATGGCAAAAGTTAAAGTCGCCACTGACTGGCTGGCTGGATGTGCAGGATGTCATATGTCATTGTTGGACATTGATGAACGCATTGTAAAATTGTTGGAATTGGTGGAAATTACATCATCTCCGGTGACGGATTTGAAACATCCACCAAAAGAAGGTGTAACTGTGGGTATTCTCGAAGGGGCAATCTGCAACACGCACAACATCGAAGTCGCTAAGCAAATGCGCGAACGTTGCAAGATACTTATCGCCGTAGGTGATTGTGCTACTTTTGGAGGTGTCCCCGCTATGCGCAATTTGTGTGGCACGGAAGAAGCATTGAAGCGTGCTTACCTGGATACAGAGACCGTTGTGGGCGGCCTCATTCCCGACTCTGATGAGCTTGGGAAGCCCCTTGAAATGGTTACAGGCGTTGGTGAAGTAGTAAAGGTTGATCTCTTTATTCCCGGCTGCCCGCCGAGGGCTGATGCGTTTTGGTACGCATTGACGGAACTGCTCGCCGGGCGAGTACCTGTGATTTTGCCACGTGAACTTTTTACCTATGATTAG
- a CDS encoding 2Fe-2S iron-sulfur cluster-binding protein, with product MTMVNITMNGQKVSAPAGSTILQAAKQAGIDIPTLCDHPALIPVGACRICVVEVKGQRTLITACTFPITEGLEIQTESEQVVKARKLILDLLFSERNHYCPYCEMSGDCELQNLGYRYGLDHFIYPTYTKGFPVDATRKYFLMDHNRCVLCGRCERACSDLVANHTLGLRNRGASSMIHADANVPFGQSTCVSCGTCLQVCPTGALCDKRSAYMGREIQMEHIKSTCNQCSIGCGMEIVTRGGNVLRIVGDWDAAVNGGRICKNGRFDPLYDERKRVTGPLLRRGGKLQQTSWEEALNAVAERIGSANAKEIGVLTSSNATNEALYLLNQLFCKELKADNVGLLNEAAPKLFEKPQGVLADIIKSDVILVAGCDPVKDQPVASFLIKHSIDKGARLIVVDGKDNGLAPFAYMNLEMADISKAVDIAERAQQPVVLYGAGVTEKAADALKKLQGKAAFVALEPGVNTRAAVSFGFNNGFKPSAVKVLYTLLGEQNIEGSDVLKKAGENAFVVVQASFVSPLTEQADVVLPMAIWSERAGSLTNTERFRLAQPRNSSERRIDDGKS from the coding sequence ATGACAATGGTCAATATTACCATGAATGGCCAAAAAGTCAGTGCACCAGCCGGCAGTACTATTCTTCAGGCCGCAAAGCAGGCGGGCATTGACATCCCGACGCTCTGTGACCATCCTGCATTGATTCCAGTCGGTGCTTGCCGAATATGTGTTGTTGAGGTTAAAGGACAGCGCACTTTGATAACGGCATGTACATTCCCCATAACTGAGGGATTGGAAATACAGACAGAATCAGAACAGGTAGTTAAAGCGCGAAAATTAATCCTTGATCTGCTGTTTTCAGAACGAAACCATTACTGCCCATACTGTGAGATGAGTGGGGACTGCGAATTGCAGAATCTTGGTTACCGCTATGGTCTCGACCACTTCATTTACCCGACCTACACAAAAGGCTTCCCCGTGGATGCGACACGCAAGTATTTCCTCATGGATCATAACCGCTGTGTCCTCTGCGGCCGTTGTGAGCGTGCGTGCAGCGATCTCGTGGCCAATCACACTCTTGGTTTGCGAAATCGCGGCGCCAGTTCCATGATCCATGCAGATGCGAATGTTCCGTTCGGTCAATCTACCTGTGTCTCTTGCGGCACATGCCTGCAGGTGTGTCCCACAGGCGCCCTGTGCGATAAAAGAAGTGCATATATGGGACGTGAAATACAGATGGAACATATCAAGAGTACCTGTAATCAGTGCAGCATAGGCTGTGGTATGGAGATCGTGACCCGTGGCGGCAATGTATTGCGTATTGTGGGCGACTGGGATGCGGCAGTGAACGGCGGACGGATTTGTAAAAACGGCCGCTTTGATCCTCTTTATGATGAGCGCAAACGCGTTACCGGTCCTTTGCTCCGAAGAGGCGGTAAACTCCAGCAGACGAGCTGGGAAGAGGCATTGAATGCGGTTGCGGAACGCATTGGCAGCGCAAACGCCAAAGAAATAGGGGTGCTTACTTCCAGCAACGCTACAAATGAGGCGCTCTACTTACTGAATCAGTTGTTCTGCAAAGAACTGAAGGCAGATAATGTCGGCTTGCTCAATGAAGCTGCACCGAAACTGTTCGAAAAACCGCAAGGTGTACTCGCCGACATCATCAAGAGCGATGTTATTCTGGTGGCAGGCTGTGATCCGGTCAAGGATCAGCCGGTTGCCTCCTTCCTGATTAAACATTCCATTGATAAGGGTGCGCGGCTCATTGTGGTAGACGGTAAAGATAATGGGCTGGCGCCATTCGCATATATGAACCTGGAGATGGCTGACATTAGCAAGGCGGTTGATATTGCTGAGCGTGCACAACAGCCGGTAGTACTCTACGGCGCTGGTGTCACGGAGAAGGCTGCCGATGCCCTGAAAAAACTGCAAGGGAAGGCCGCTTTCGTAGCCCTTGAGCCTGGTGTCAACACACGCGCAGCGGTATCATTCGGATTCAATAACGGATTCAAGCCGTCTGCCGTCAAAGTGCTGTATACCCTGTTAGGTGAGCAAAACATAGAGGGCAGCGATGTGCTGAAAAAGGCTGGTGAGAATGCATTTGTCGTCGTGCAGGCCAGCTTCGTATCGCCTCTGACCGAGCAGGCTGACGTCGTGCTGCCGATGGCAATATGGTCGGAGCGAGCAGGCAGCCTTACCAATACAGAGAGATTTCGGCTCGCGCAACCCAGGAACTCAAGTGAAAGGAGAATCGACGATGGCAAAAGTTAA